A single genomic interval of Malania oleifera isolate guangnan ecotype guangnan chromosome 11, ASM2987363v1, whole genome shotgun sequence harbors:
- the LOC131167432 gene encoding uncharacterized mitochondrial protein AtMg01250-like, with amino-acid sequence MVENIYLVQELIRGYKRKRISPRCLLKIDLKKAYDSISWSFLRDKMVNLNFPDQMIVWVMECVTTTSFSISLNGRLNGFFKGRKGLRQGDPLSPLLFVICLEYLSRLLKSLEDKFRFKFHPKCEELKITHLVFADDLMFSKGDAISVKFLMDCLNEFSQCSRLTANNLKSNLYQSGMKP; translated from the coding sequence ATGGTGGAAAATATCTACTTGGTGCAAGAACTGATTAGAGGCTACAAAAGGAAAAGGATATCCCCTAGATGTTTACTGAAAATTGATCTGAAAAAGGCGTATGACTCTATCTCTTGGTCCTTCTTGAGGGACAAGATGGTGAACTTAAATTTTCCTGATCAAATGATTGTTTGGGTCATGGAGTGTGTCACAACTACTTCCTTCTCTATTTCACTTAATGGGAGATTAAATGGATTTTTCAAAGGCAGGAAGGGGCTTAGGCAGGGTGACCCTCTGTCTCCTTTGCTCTTTGTTATATGTCTGGAGTACCTATCTAGGCTCCTAAAGTCCCTGGAGGACAAATTCAGATTCAAGTTCCACCCCAAATGTGAAGAACTAAAGATCACCCACCTGGTTTTCGCTGATGACCTTATGTTCTCAAAGGGTGATGCTATTTCAGTAAAATTTCTTATGGATTGTCTGAATGAGTTCTCTCAGTGCTCTAGACTTACAGCTAACAATCTGAAATCCAACCTTTATCAGTCTGGTATGAAGCCATAG